The following are encoded together in the Echeneis naucrates chromosome 9, fEcheNa1.1, whole genome shotgun sequence genome:
- the slc39a14 gene encoding metal cation symporter ZIP14 isoform X2 has protein sequence MLIWSPHGRHTVSSLQVQLRYILALAALLCLGLLTAQGDSQTQSAQALQDLLARYGDNSTITVPQLRSLLTLLSQGQGESDDNSGHVAETTMGTPPKSNSSKCLPADTLAFYSIGEQSRLDGRGLQELCPTMLQQLDAGTCRGQKDDNLSGDISPRPSDAEVWGFSFLSVTVINAFSLTGVFIVPLMKTHYMKYLITFFIALAIGTLYSTAILQLLPEAFGFDPMVDFYVSKSAVVFGGFYLFFFTEKVLKVLLKQKHGGHGHSHYPGADRYSTPDRDLEEGEKEKLQHNGEASSLALGKVDAGEGELMLSPAQTPQDSQNPDSGGRSGSSGGGCYWLKGTTYSDIGTLAWMITLSDGLHNFIDGLAIGASFTASVFQGISTSVAILCEEFPHELGDFVILLNAGMSIQQALFFNFLSACCCYLGMGFGILAGNSFSPNWIFALAGGMFLYIALADMFPEMNEVSREEEDAGGSRFFITFAIQNAGLLTGFAIMLLLTTYSGQIQLG, from the exons ATGCTTATCTGGTCTCCCCATGGTCGTCACACAGTCAGTTCCCTCCAGGTCCAGCTGAGATACATCCTTGCCCTGGCTGCGCTGCTCTGTCTGGGTTTATTGACAGCTCAGGGGGATAGCCAGACCCAGTCTGCACAGGCTCTCCAGGATCTGCTGGCCCGCTATGGCGACAACAGCACCATCACGGTGCCCCAGCTGCGGTCTCTTTTGACCCTTCTCAGCCAAGGCCAGGGTGAAAGTGACGACAACAGCGGCCATGTGGCTGAGACAACTATGGGCACGCCTCCCAAATCCAATAGCTCCAAG tgCTTGCCTGCAGACACGTTGGCTTTTTACAGCATTGGTGAGCAGTCACGGCTGGATGGGAGGGGTCTACAGGAGCTTTGCCCCACCATGCTGCAACAGTTGGACGCTGGCACCTGTCGGGGGCAGAAAGATGATAACCTAAGTGGTGACATCTCCCCTAGGCCCTCAGATGCTGAAG TGTGGGGCTTTTCTTTCCTGAGTGTGACAGTGATCAATGCCTTCTCCCTCACTGGAGTCTTCATCGTGCCGCTGATGAAGACGCACTACATGAAATACCTTATCACCTTTTTCATCGCTCTTGCTATTGGCACATTGTACTCGACAGCCATCCTACAGCTCCTGCCAGAG GCCTTTGGTTTTGACCCCATGGTGGATTTCTACGTGTCCAAGTCTGCAGTGGTGTTTGGAGGCTTttacctcttcttcttcactgaaaagGTTCTCAAAGTGCTTCTCAAACAGAAACACGGG GGCCACGGCCACAGTCATTACCCTGGTGCAGACCGTTACTCAACTCCAGACAGGGATTTGGAGGAGGGTGAgaaagagaagctgcagcaTAATGGAGAAGCCAGCAGTCTGGCTCTGGGCAAGGTAGATGCAGGCGAGGGCGAACTCATGCTCAGCCCTGCACAGACACCACAG GATTCCCAGAATCCAGACAGTGGGGGACGGTCTGGAAGCAGCGGCGGTGGCTGCTATTGGCTGAAGGGGACGACCTACTCTGACATTGGCACACTGGCATGGATGATCACCCTGAGCGACGGCTTGCACAACTTCATTGACGGTTTAGCTATTGGCGCCTCCTTCACTGCCTCTGTCTTTCAGGGCATCAGCACCTCTGTGGCCATCCTGTGTGAGGAGTTCCCCCATGAGTTAG GAGACTTTGTGATCCTGCTGAATGCTGGCATGAGCATACAACAGGCTCTGTTCTTTAACTTCCTGTCGGCCTGCTGCTGTTACCTGGGTATGGGCTTTGGGATCCTGGCAGGCAACAGCTTCTCCCCCAACTGGATCTTCGCACTGGCAGGAGGAATGTTCCTCTACATTGCCCTGGCAGACATG TTCCCAGAGATGAACGAAGTGAGTCGTGAGGAAGAGGATGCTGGCGGCAGCAGATTCTTCATCACATTTGCCATTCAGAACGCCGGCCTGCTGACGGGATTTGCCATCATGCTCCTCCTCACCACCTACTCTGGACAGATACAGCTGGGCTAG
- the slc39a14 gene encoding metal cation symporter ZIP14 isoform X1 translates to MLIWSPHGRHTVSSLQVQLRYILALAALLCLGLLTAQGDSQTQSAQALQDLLARYGDNSTITVPQLRSLLTLLSQGQGESDDNSGHVAETTMGTPPKSNSSKCLPADTLAFYSIGEQSRLDGRGLQELCPTMLQQLDAGTCRGQKDDNLSGDISPRPSDAEVWGYGILCVTLISLCSLMGASVVPFMKKTFYKRLLLYFIALAIGTLYSNALFQLIPEAFGFDPMVDFYVSKSAVVFGGFYLFFFTEKVLKVLLKQKHGGHGHSHYPGADRYSTPDRDLEEGEKEKLQHNGEASSLALGKVDAGEGELMLSPAQTPQDSQNPDSGGRSGSSGGGCYWLKGTTYSDIGTLAWMITLSDGLHNFIDGLAIGASFTASVFQGISTSVAILCEEFPHELGDFVILLNAGMSIQQALFFNFLSACCCYLGMGFGILAGNSFSPNWIFALAGGMFLYIALADMFPEMNEVSREEEDAGGSRFFITFAIQNAGLLTGFAIMLLLTTYSGQIQLG, encoded by the exons ATGCTTATCTGGTCTCCCCATGGTCGTCACACAGTCAGTTCCCTCCAGGTCCAGCTGAGATACATCCTTGCCCTGGCTGCGCTGCTCTGTCTGGGTTTATTGACAGCTCAGGGGGATAGCCAGACCCAGTCTGCACAGGCTCTCCAGGATCTGCTGGCCCGCTATGGCGACAACAGCACCATCACGGTGCCCCAGCTGCGGTCTCTTTTGACCCTTCTCAGCCAAGGCCAGGGTGAAAGTGACGACAACAGCGGCCATGTGGCTGAGACAACTATGGGCACGCCTCCCAAATCCAATAGCTCCAAG tgCTTGCCTGCAGACACGTTGGCTTTTTACAGCATTGGTGAGCAGTCACGGCTGGATGGGAGGGGTCTACAGGAGCTTTGCCCCACCATGCTGCAACAGTTGGACGCTGGCACCTGTCGGGGGCAGAAAGATGATAACCTAAGTGGTGACATCTCCCCTAGGCCCTCAGATGCTGAAG TGTGGGGTTATGGGATCCTCTGTGTGACACTGATCTCTCTGTGTTCCCTGATGGGCGCAAGCGTGGTGCCCTTCATGAAGAAAACCTTTTACAAGCGACTACTTCTGTACTTCATAGCCCTGGCCATTGGCACGCTCTACTCCAACGCCCTGTTTCAGCTCATCCCAGAG GCCTTTGGTTTTGACCCCATGGTGGATTTCTACGTGTCCAAGTCTGCAGTGGTGTTTGGAGGCTTttacctcttcttcttcactgaaaagGTTCTCAAAGTGCTTCTCAAACAGAAACACGGG GGCCACGGCCACAGTCATTACCCTGGTGCAGACCGTTACTCAACTCCAGACAGGGATTTGGAGGAGGGTGAgaaagagaagctgcagcaTAATGGAGAAGCCAGCAGTCTGGCTCTGGGCAAGGTAGATGCAGGCGAGGGCGAACTCATGCTCAGCCCTGCACAGACACCACAG GATTCCCAGAATCCAGACAGTGGGGGACGGTCTGGAAGCAGCGGCGGTGGCTGCTATTGGCTGAAGGGGACGACCTACTCTGACATTGGCACACTGGCATGGATGATCACCCTGAGCGACGGCTTGCACAACTTCATTGACGGTTTAGCTATTGGCGCCTCCTTCACTGCCTCTGTCTTTCAGGGCATCAGCACCTCTGTGGCCATCCTGTGTGAGGAGTTCCCCCATGAGTTAG GAGACTTTGTGATCCTGCTGAATGCTGGCATGAGCATACAACAGGCTCTGTTCTTTAACTTCCTGTCGGCCTGCTGCTGTTACCTGGGTATGGGCTTTGGGATCCTGGCAGGCAACAGCTTCTCCCCCAACTGGATCTTCGCACTGGCAGGAGGAATGTTCCTCTACATTGCCCTGGCAGACATG TTCCCAGAGATGAACGAAGTGAGTCGTGAGGAAGAGGATGCTGGCGGCAGCAGATTCTTCATCACATTTGCCATTCAGAACGCCGGCCTGCTGACGGGATTTGCCATCATGCTCCTCCTCACCACCTACTCTGGACAGATACAGCTGGGCTAG